A single window of Cetobacterium sp. ZOR0034 DNA harbors:
- the hutI gene encoding imidazolonepropionase: MNADLIIYNIGQLVTGRELPVKDGETQMENIEVLINGYVAVSGNEIMAVGSGEVPSKLIKFTTKLIDAEGLVVTPGMIDSHTHLVHGGSRENEFLDKIQGVPYLDILKRGGGILSSVKATVEATEEELLDKAKKSLRRMLSYGVTTVESKSGYGLDNETELKQLRVNERLKLEQEIDIVSTFMGAHALPEEYKNDRDGFIQKVIDLLPVIKERELAEFFDVFCEEGVFSNEESRKMYSEAQKYGFKLRIHADEIKNTKGAELAKEFQMYSADHLMAISDEGIEALKNSNVIANLLPGTSFSLGKEYAPARKMIDNGVQVALSTDYNPGSCPTENLQLIMQIAALKLKMKPKEIFKAVTINAAKSLGREKRVGSIEEGKKADFVIFDSKNIEYILYHFGVNHTSKVFKNGCLVYKK; the protein is encoded by the coding sequence ATGAATGCAGATTTGATAATTTACAACATAGGGCAGTTAGTTACAGGAAGAGAGTTGCCAGTGAAAGATGGAGAAACTCAGATGGAAAATATTGAGGTATTGATAAATGGATATGTTGCAGTCTCAGGAAACGAGATAATGGCAGTAGGATCTGGAGAGGTGCCATCTAAGTTAATAAAGTTTACAACAAAGTTGATAGATGCAGAGGGGCTTGTGGTGACTCCTGGAATGATTGATTCTCATACTCACCTTGTTCATGGTGGCTCTAGAGAGAATGAGTTTTTAGATAAGATACAGGGTGTTCCCTACTTAGATATTTTAAAAAGAGGTGGTGGAATTTTAAGTAGCGTTAAAGCTACTGTAGAAGCAACAGAGGAGGAACTTTTAGATAAAGCAAAAAAAAGTCTGAGAAGAATGCTATCATATGGAGTGACAACTGTAGAATCCAAAAGTGGTTATGGATTAGATAATGAAACAGAATTAAAACAGCTGAGAGTTAATGAAAGATTGAAATTAGAGCAAGAGATTGATATAGTTTCTACATTTATGGGAGCTCATGCACTACCAGAAGAGTATAAAAATGATAGAGATGGCTTTATACAAAAAGTTATAGATCTTTTACCAGTTATAAAAGAGAGAGAGTTAGCAGAATTTTTTGATGTATTTTGTGAAGAGGGTGTATTTTCAAACGAAGAGAGTAGAAAAATGTATAGTGAAGCTCAAAAATATGGGTTTAAATTGAGAATTCATGCAGATGAGATTAAAAATACTAAAGGAGCTGAATTAGCAAAAGAGTTTCAAATGTATTCTGCAGACCATCTAATGGCTATAAGTGATGAAGGGATTGAAGCATTAAAAAATAGTAATGTGATTGCGAATCTTCTTCCAGGAACATCGTTTAGCTTAGGAAAAGAGTATGCTCCTGCTCGTAAGATGATAGATAATGGTGTACAAGTAGCACTTTCTACGGATTATAACCCTGGGTCTTGTCCAACAGAAAATTTACAATTGATAATGCAAATTGCTGCTTTAAAATTAAAGATGAAACCAAAGGAAATTTTTAAAGCTGTCACAATTAATGCTGCTAAATCTTTAGGAAGAGAGAAAAGAGTTGGGTCAATAGAAGAGGGAAAAAAAGCAGATTTCGTAATTTTTGATTCAAAAAATATTGAGTATATCTTATATCATTTTGGAGTAAATCATACAAGTAAAGTTTTTAAAAATGGATGTTTGGTTTATAAAAAGTAG
- the ftcD gene encoding glutamate formimidoyltransferase codes for MKKLVQCVPNYSEGKDLEKIEKIAAPFKKNKNIKFMGCEPDADYNRTVITVIGEPEDIIEAVVESVGIAAELIDMNVQRGEHLRMGATDVVPFIPIKGITMAECVEISKIVAEKISSKFNIPIFLYEESATAPNRVSLPSIRKGEFEGMAEKLKLEEWAPDFGERAPHPTAGVTAVGGRMPLIAYNINLDTTNMNIAKEISKAIRFSSGGFKFIQAGPAEIKEKGFVQVTMNIKDFKKNPIYRVFETVKMEAKRYGVNVIGSEIIGAVPMEALSDSIEYYLGLEGFSVEKIIENELLK; via the coding sequence ATGAAAAAGTTAGTTCAGTGTGTTCCAAATTATAGTGAAGGAAAAGATTTAGAGAAAATAGAAAAAATAGCTGCACCATTTAAAAAAAATAAAAATATAAAATTTATGGGATGTGAACCTGATGCAGATTATAACAGAACTGTTATAACTGTTATAGGGGAACCAGAGGATATAATAGAAGCTGTTGTAGAATCAGTTGGAATAGCTGCAGAGTTAATTGATATGAATGTACAAAGAGGAGAGCATTTGAGAATGGGAGCCACTGATGTGGTTCCATTTATTCCAATTAAAGGAATTACGATGGCAGAGTGTGTTGAGATTTCAAAAATTGTAGCAGAAAAAATATCTTCAAAGTTTAATATACCTATTTTCTTGTATGAAGAATCGGCAACAGCTCCAAATAGAGTATCGTTGCCTAGTATAAGAAAAGGTGAGTTTGAAGGAATGGCAGAAAAATTAAAATTAGAAGAGTGGGCACCAGATTTTGGGGAAAGAGCACCACATCCTACAGCAGGAGTTACAGCAGTAGGAGGAAGAATGCCACTTATTGCGTATAATATTAATCTAGACACAACTAATATGAATATAGCTAAAGAGATTTCAAAAGCTATCAGATTTTCAAGTGGTGGATTCAAATTTATTCAAGCTGGACCAGCAGAGATAAAAGAAAAAGGCTTTGTTCAAGTTACTATGAATATAAAAGATTTTAAAAAGAATCCAATCTATAGAGTTTTTGAAACTGTAAAAATGGAAGCTAAAAGATATGGTGTCAATGTAATAGGAAGTGAAATCATAGGAGCAGTTCCTATGGAAGCACTTTCAGATTCGATTGAATACTATTTAGGCTTAGAAGGGTTTAGTGTTGAAAAAATAATTGAAAATGAATTACTAAAGTAG
- the hutH gene encoding histidine ammonia-lyase, which translates to MGNRKLTLEDLINVTRKGYEVKISDEAKEKVAIARKLVDNYVEEGKVSYGITTGFGKFSDEVISKEETAILQRNLIISHACGVGNPLPIDIAKGIMVLRVNNLIQGHSGIRQKVIDLLVDMINKGVTPYIPEKGSLGASGDLAPLSHMVLVMLGLGKAYYKDTLYEGDVALKKAKLKPIKELSSKEGLALINGTQVMTSVGAHAIYDGINLMKHLDIAASLSMEALRGIICAFDPKIQDVRGHLGQINTAKNINKILKNSSSITKQGELRVQDPYALRCTPQVHGASKDALNYIREKVEIEMNAVTDNPIIFPTENEVLSGGNFHGQPMALPFDFLGIALAEMANISERRLERLVNPSLNNGLPAFLVENGGVNSGFMIVQYSAASLVSENKVLAHPASVDSIPSSANQEDHVSMGTIAARKAAEILGNVRKVVAMEILAACQGIDLRDVQKLGKGTNEAHTLVREVVEYYDKDRVMYVDIEKVEELIKTNKIVEKVEENVGKLKI; encoded by the coding sequence ATGGGGAACAGAAAACTAACTTTAGAGGATTTAATCAATGTAACAAGAAAGGGATATGAAGTAAAGATCTCAGATGAAGCTAAAGAGAAGGTTGCTATAGCTAGAAAATTAGTGGATAACTATGTTGAAGAGGGAAAAGTATCTTATGGAATAACCACAGGATTTGGAAAATTTTCAGATGAGGTTATATCTAAAGAAGAAACAGCAATATTACAAAGAAATTTAATAATCAGTCATGCTTGTGGAGTTGGTAATCCACTGCCGATAGATATAGCTAAAGGGATTATGGTCTTAAGAGTAAATAACTTGATTCAAGGACACTCGGGAATACGTCAAAAGGTTATTGATTTATTGGTGGATATGATAAATAAAGGAGTAACTCCCTATATACCTGAAAAAGGTTCTTTAGGGGCATCTGGAGATTTAGCACCATTATCTCATATGGTTTTAGTTATGTTAGGTCTTGGAAAAGCATATTATAAAGATACTCTTTATGAGGGAGATGTAGCTTTAAAAAAAGCTAAATTAAAACCAATAAAGGAGTTATCATCAAAAGAGGGATTAGCTTTAATTAATGGAACGCAAGTTATGACATCTGTAGGAGCTCATGCAATTTATGATGGAATAAATTTGATGAAACATCTAGACATTGCAGCAAGTTTATCAATGGAAGCTCTTAGAGGAATAATTTGTGCGTTTGATCCAAAAATTCAAGATGTAAGAGGTCATTTAGGACAGATTAATACAGCTAAAAATATAAATAAAATTTTAAAAAATAGTAGTTCAATAACTAAGCAGGGAGAATTAAGAGTTCAAGATCCTTATGCTCTTAGATGTACGCCCCAAGTTCACGGTGCGAGCAAAGATGCATTGAATTATATAAGAGAAAAGGTTGAGATAGAAATGAATGCGGTTACAGATAATCCAATTATTTTCCCTACAGAAAATGAAGTTTTATCAGGTGGAAATTTCCATGGGCAACCGATGGCATTACCTTTCGATTTTTTAGGAATAGCTCTAGCAGAGATGGCAAATATCTCTGAAAGAAGACTCGAAAGATTGGTTAATCCATCATTAAATAATGGATTACCAGCATTTTTAGTAGAGAATGGAGGAGTAAATTCTGGATTTATGATAGTTCAGTATAGTGCCGCATCATTAGTTTCAGAGAATAAAGTTTTAGCTCATCCGGCATCTGTAGATTCTATACCATCGTCAGCAAATCAAGAGGATCATGTATCGATGGGAACAATAGCTGCAAGAAAAGCTGCAGAGATACTAGGGAATGTAAGAAAGGTTGTTGCGATGGAGATATTAGCAGCATGTCAAGGAATAGATTTAAGAGATGTTCAAAAATTAGGAAAAGGAACAAATGAAGCACATACTTTAGTACGTGAAGTTGTGGAATATTATGACAAAGATAGAGTTATGTATGTTGACATAGAAAAAGTAGAGGAATTGATTAAAACGAATAAGATTGTAGAAAAAGTAGAGGAAAATGTAGGTAAATTGAAGATATAA
- a CDS encoding Na+/H+ antiporter family protein, producing the protein MIFNPVILSVTTMIVLSLLKLNVILAILVAALVAGVTSGIGIGETMQTLIGGMGGNSETALSYILLGTLAVAINSTGVAALLSKKISKIVSGKKWILALIVAVIASFSQNLIPVHIAFIPILIPPLLKLMDELKMDRRAMACSLTFGLKMPYIVLPVGFGLIFHGIIRDQIVSNGMNVELSQVWQSTWILGIAMFVGLLIAVFVSYSKPREYKNLTVGGMTEDIPEKMELKHWYTLVSAIIAFGIQLYTGSLPLGAIVAIAFMVATKVIKWDEIDGLVSGGIGIMGLIAFIMLVAAGYGSVIRQTGAIAPLVQGVVGVVGGSKFLGSFVMLLVGLFVTMGIGTSFGTVPILAAIYVPLCIELGISPLGTIVLIACAGALGDAGSPASDSTLGPTAGLNADGQHDHIRDTCIPTFIHYNIPLIIAGVIGGVLF; encoded by the coding sequence ATGATTTTTAATCCAGTAATACTTTCAGTTACTACTATGATTGTACTTAGTTTATTAAAGTTGAATGTAATTCTAGCAATATTAGTGGCAGCTTTGGTGGCAGGTGTAACTTCGGGAATAGGTATAGGAGAAACCATGCAAACATTGATTGGTGGAATGGGAGGAAATTCAGAGACAGCTTTGAGTTACATTCTTTTAGGAACTTTAGCGGTGGCTATAAATAGCACAGGAGTTGCAGCACTTTTATCTAAAAAGATATCTAAGATAGTTAGTGGGAAAAAATGGATTTTAGCACTTATTGTAGCTGTAATAGCATCATTTTCTCAAAATTTAATCCCAGTTCATATAGCATTTATTCCAATTTTAATTCCTCCATTATTAAAGTTAATGGATGAGTTGAAAATGGATAGAAGAGCGATGGCTTGTTCGTTAACATTTGGATTAAAAATGCCATATATTGTTCTTCCAGTTGGATTTGGATTAATCTTCCATGGAATAATAAGAGACCAGATTGTAAGTAATGGAATGAATGTAGAATTAAGCCAAGTGTGGCAATCAACTTGGATTTTAGGGATAGCTATGTTTGTAGGACTTTTGATAGCTGTTTTTGTATCATATAGTAAACCTAGAGAATATAAAAATTTAACAGTTGGAGGAATGACAGAGGATATTCCTGAAAAAATGGAATTAAAGCATTGGTACACATTGGTTTCAGCAATTATAGCATTTGGAATTCAGTTATATACAGGTTCTTTACCGTTAGGAGCAATCGTAGCGATTGCGTTTATGGTAGCGACAAAAGTTATTAAATGGGATGAGATAGATGGATTAGTTAGCGGTGGAATTGGAATAATGGGGCTTATAGCTTTTATTATGCTTGTAGCAGCAGGATATGGAAGTGTAATTAGACAAACCGGAGCGATAGCGCCATTGGTTCAAGGAGTAGTAGGAGTAGTAGGTGGAAGCAAATTTTTAGGATCGTTTGTTATGCTTTTAGTTGGACTCTTTGTAACAATGGGAATAGGGACATCATTCGGAACAGTACCTATATTAGCAGCTATTTATGTGCCACTATGTATAGAATTAGGGATATCTCCTTTAGGAACTATCGTTTTGATAGCATGTGCAGGAGCTCTAGGGGATGCAGGGTCACCAGCATCAGACTCAACTTTAGGACCAACAGCTGGATTAAATGCTGACGGACAGCATGATCATATAAGGGATACATGTATTCCTACATTCATACACTACAATATACCGTTGATAATCGCAGGGGTTATCGGAGGAGTACTATTCTAA
- the hydF gene encoding [FeFe] hydrogenase H-cluster maturation GTPase HydF has protein sequence MKNTPNSNRLHIGIFGKTNSGKSSLLNAITEQEISIVSDIEGTTTDSVTKAMEFLPFGPVLFIDTAGLEDNTPLGRLRVKKSLEELKRTDFALLVMDATKIDMAFYKDQEIQFKKYNIPFRLILNKSELLTDEVKSTIKKIFPKSIFVSTKDRSSILNLKNEILKEIQKEQEEPKLLGDLVPYNGKVVMVVPVDSEAPKGRLILPQVQVIRECLDHGIKSYVVRDTELESALEDIKDIDLVVTDSQAFKNVDKILNNRAKLTSFSILFARQKGDLEDLVRGVKKLKALNHGDKILIAETCTHNTSHEDIGRVKIPKLVRNYCGKEIEFDFMGGKDFPEDLSKYSLVIHCGACMINKKLMQSRIDESMGSNVPITNYGLVIAEVTGILDKSLEIFK, from the coding sequence ATGAAAAATACACCCAATTCAAATAGGTTACATATAGGAATTTTTGGTAAAACAAACTCTGGAAAATCTTCATTACTGAATGCTATAACAGAGCAAGAGATATCTATCGTTTCAGATATAGAGGGAACAACCACTGATTCTGTGACAAAAGCTATGGAATTTTTGCCATTTGGTCCAGTTTTATTTATAGATACAGCTGGATTAGAGGATAATACTCCTTTAGGTAGATTAAGAGTAAAGAAAAGTTTAGAAGAGTTAAAAAGAACAGATTTTGCGTTATTAGTTATGGATGCAACAAAAATTGATATGGCATTTTATAAAGATCAAGAGATTCAATTTAAAAAATATAATATTCCATTTCGATTGATACTAAATAAATCAGAACTATTAACAGATGAAGTAAAATCTACAATAAAAAAGATTTTTCCTAAATCTATTTTTGTTTCAACAAAAGATAGAAGTAGTATTTTGAATTTAAAAAATGAAATTTTGAAAGAGATTCAAAAAGAGCAAGAAGAACCGAAACTTTTAGGAGACTTAGTTCCTTATAATGGAAAAGTTGTAATGGTAGTTCCAGTGGATTCTGAAGCGCCGAAAGGGAGACTAATTCTTCCTCAAGTTCAAGTGATAAGAGAGTGTCTTGATCATGGGATAAAAAGTTATGTGGTTAGAGACACAGAACTTGAAAGTGCATTAGAAGATATAAAGGATATAGACTTAGTAGTAACTGATTCTCAAGCTTTTAAAAATGTAGATAAAATTTTAAATAATCGAGCTAAGTTGACAAGTTTCTCAATACTTTTTGCAAGACAAAAGGGAGATTTAGAAGATTTGGTTAGAGGCGTTAAGAAGTTAAAAGCTTTAAATCATGGAGATAAAATACTGATAGCGGAAACTTGTACACACAATACATCTCATGAGGACATTGGAAGAGTAAAGATTCCAAAGTTAGTAAGAAACTATTGTGGCAAAGAGATTGAGTTTGATTTTATGGGTGGAAAAGACTTCCCAGAGGATTTATCGAAATACTCTTTAGTTATTCACTGTGGTGCTTGCATGATAAATAAAAAACTTATGCAAAGTAGAATAGATGAATCGATGGGTTCAAATGTACCAATTACAAATTATGGTTTAGTTATAGCAGAAGTTACAGGGATTTTAGATAAATCCTTAGAAATATTCAAATAG
- the hydG gene encoding [FeFe] hydrogenase H-cluster radical SAM maturase HydG: protein MEKEINFIDQNYIENLLKNSKNTSYEEIERVLNKAKNKEGLTHSEVASLLEIKDEKQKKRLYEIAGELKKSIYGNRIVVFAPLYVSDYCVNNCTYCGYKRDNKFERKKLSREQIQNEVRLLEKMGHKRLALELGEDPVNVPIEYTLEAIDAVYSTKFENGSIRRINVNIAATTVENYKKLKDAEIGTYILFQETYHKPTYERVHPKSLKGDYEYHLNAFSRAMKAGIDDVGAGVLFGLADYRYEIIALMLHNEYLEKEYGVGFHTISVPRIKKAEGMSLEEYPHQIDDDTFRNIVAIIRLAVPFTGMILSTRETAELRRELIKYGISQISAGSSADVGGYTDREEGKTRTQFELADHRTPLEVLKELLDQDCVPSYCTACYRMGRTGDRFMQLAKSGNIQNVCSPNALLTLMEYAMDYGDKELTEKVEEVIEREIQTIVREDIKKLTVEKLEKIKNGERDLYL, encoded by the coding sequence ATGGAAAAGGAAATAAATTTTATTGATCAAAATTATATTGAAAACCTATTGAAAAATTCTAAAAATACTAGTTATGAAGAGATTGAAAGAGTTCTAAATAAAGCAAAAAATAAAGAGGGATTAACTCACAGTGAGGTTGCTTCACTTTTAGAAATAAAAGATGAGAAGCAGAAAAAAAGACTTTATGAAATTGCAGGTGAGTTAAAAAAGTCTATATATGGAAATAGAATAGTTGTTTTTGCACCGTTATATGTGAGTGATTATTGTGTAAACAACTGCACTTATTGTGGTTATAAAAGAGATAATAAGTTTGAAAGAAAAAAGCTTTCAAGAGAACAAATTCAAAATGAGGTTAGGCTTTTAGAAAAGATGGGTCATAAAAGACTTGCATTAGAGCTAGGTGAAGATCCTGTAAATGTCCCAATTGAATATACCTTAGAGGCTATTGATGCTGTTTACAGTACAAAATTTGAAAATGGATCTATTAGAAGAATAAATGTTAATATAGCTGCAACAACTGTAGAAAATTATAAAAAATTAAAAGATGCAGAGATAGGTACATATATTCTTTTCCAAGAAACTTATCATAAGCCAACATATGAAAGAGTTCATCCGAAATCTTTAAAAGGTGATTATGAATATCATTTAAATGCTTTTTCTCGAGCCATGAAAGCTGGTATTGATGATGTAGGTGCTGGTGTGTTATTTGGATTGGCGGATTATAGATATGAAATAATAGCACTTATGTTACATAATGAGTATTTGGAAAAAGAGTATGGGGTAGGATTCCACACGATTTCGGTTCCGAGAATAAAGAAAGCAGAGGGAATGAGTTTAGAAGAATATCCACATCAAATAGATGACGATACTTTTAGAAATATAGTTGCTATTATAAGATTGGCAGTCCCTTTTACAGGAATGATTTTATCAACTAGAGAAACTGCAGAGCTTAGAAGAGAGCTTATAAAATATGGAATATCACAAATAAGTGCAGGATCATCAGCTGATGTTGGAGGATACACAGATAGAGAAGAAGGAAAAACTAGAACTCAGTTTGAATTAGCTGATCACAGAACCCCTTTAGAGGTTTTAAAAGAACTATTAGATCAAGATTGTGTTCCGAGTTATTGTACAGCTTGCTATAGAATGGGAAGAACTGGAGATAGATTTATGCAACTTGCTAAAAGTGGAAATATTCAGAATGTATGTTCACCAAATGCACTTTTAACTTTAATGGAGTATGCAATGGACTATGGCGATAAAGAACTGACAGAAAAAGTTGAAGAGGTTATAGAAAGAGAGATTCAAACAATTGTTAGAGAGGATATAAAAAAACTGACAGTAGAAAAATTAGAAAAAATAAAAAATGGAGAGAGAGATTTATATCTTTAA
- the hydE gene encoding [FeFe] hydrogenase H-cluster radical SAM maturase HydE: MRYLIDKLYENNELTQFELEELLCNLSEEDRDYLIDKAYEVRQRSYGKTVFFRGLIEISNICKCDCFYCGIRASNCKASRYRLSKDEILDSCHRGYSLGYRTFVFQGGEDSYFTDELLEDIIKTLKREYSDIAITLSLGERGEKSFRRLYEAGADRYLLRHETVDENLYNRLHPKMSLENRKKCLEALKEIGYQVGSGFLIGLPGLQMKDYAKDLIFLKKLKPHMVGIGPFIPHEDTPLKSEKGGTAYDTITLLAIIRLLLPDVLLPATTALGTIDPKGREKGFKAGANVIMPNLSPMEYRKKYALYNGKVFSGKESAEEKLKIESGVIEAGFEPILTRGDNIRWKRK, translated from the coding sequence ATGAGGTATTTAATAGATAAATTGTATGAAAATAATGAATTAACTCAATTTGAGTTAGAGGAGTTACTCTGCAATTTAAGTGAAGAGGATAGAGATTATCTAATAGATAAAGCCTATGAAGTTAGACAGAGAAGTTATGGTAAAACAGTTTTTTTTAGAGGATTGATAGAGATATCTAATATCTGTAAATGTGATTGTTTTTACTGTGGAATTAGGGCATCTAACTGCAAGGCTAGTAGATATAGATTATCTAAAGATGAGATATTGGATTCTTGTCACAGAGGATATTCGTTAGGATACAGAACCTTTGTTTTCCAAGGAGGAGAGGATAGTTATTTTACAGATGAGCTTTTAGAGGATATAATAAAAACTTTAAAAAGAGAATACTCTGATATAGCTATTACTCTTTCTTTAGGAGAGAGAGGTGAGAAATCATTTAGAAGACTTTATGAAGCTGGTGCTGATAGATATCTTTTAAGACACGAGACTGTGGATGAAAATCTTTATAATAGGTTACATCCAAAAATGTCTTTGGAAAATAGGAAGAAATGCTTAGAGGCCCTTAAAGAGATTGGCTATCAAGTAGGAAGTGGATTTTTGATAGGTTTGCCTGGTTTGCAAATGAAGGATTATGCTAAAGATTTAATTTTCTTAAAGAAGTTAAAACCTCACATGGTAGGAATTGGACCTTTTATACCACACGAAGACACACCTTTAAAATCTGAAAAAGGTGGAACTGCATATGATACAATTACACTGTTAGCAATAATAAGATTATTACTGCCAGATGTATTATTGCCGGCAACAACAGCTTTAGGAACAATTGATCCAAAAGGAAGAGAAAAAGGATTCAAGGCTGGTGCAAATGTTATAATGCCAAACTTGTCTCCTATGGAATATAGAAAAAAATATGCTCTTTATAATGGAAAAGTTTTTTCTGGAAAGGAATCAGCAGAGGAAAAGCTAAAAATAGAAAGTGGAGTTATAGAAGCAGGATTTGAACCAATACTAACAAGAGGAGATAATATCAGATGGAAAAGGAAATAA
- the asnA gene encoding aspartate--ammonia ligase: MMYKAKLDIMETEVAIKKVKDFFERDLAKKLDLTRVSAPLFVTPESGLNDDLNGIERAVAFDTKCKQDAVIVHSLAKWKRMALHKYGFHTGKGLYTDMNAIRRDEDLSPIHSYYVDQWDWEKVLDKSERTTDKLHETVKKIYTSLKDTEEHIRESYPQLSKKLPEEISFVTSQELETLYPELTPKEREHKHAEKHGAIFISQIGKALASGEKHDGRAPDYDDWDLNGDITVYYEPLKIGLELSSMGIRVSEESLAKQLEIAGAEDRKTLDFHKRLLAGELPYTIGGGIGQSRICLFFLDKLHIGEVQASLWPEEVLEECKAKDIPLL; this comes from the coding sequence ATTATGTATAAGGCAAAACTAGATATTATGGAAACAGAGGTAGCAATTAAGAAGGTAAAAGACTTTTTCGAAAGAGATTTAGCTAAAAAATTGGATTTAACAAGAGTTTCAGCACCACTGTTTGTAACACCAGAAAGTGGATTAAACGATGATTTAAATGGAATTGAAAGAGCCGTTGCATTTGATACGAAATGTAAACAGGATGCCGTAATTGTTCATTCGTTAGCAAAATGGAAAAGAATGGCACTTCATAAATATGGATTCCATACAGGTAAAGGGCTTTATACAGATATGAACGCTATAAGAAGAGATGAGGACTTGAGCCCAATACATTCATATTATGTAGATCAATGGGATTGGGAAAAGGTTTTAGATAAATCAGAAAGAACAACAGATAAATTACATGAAACTGTAAAAAAGATATACACTTCGCTAAAAGATACTGAGGAACATATAAGAGAAAGTTATCCACAGTTATCAAAAAAATTACCAGAGGAGATTTCGTTTGTAACTTCTCAAGAGTTAGAAACACTTTATCCTGAACTGACTCCAAAGGAAAGAGAGCATAAACATGCAGAGAAACATGGTGCAATATTTATAAGCCAAATCGGAAAGGCTTTAGCTTCAGGAGAGAAGCATGATGGAAGAGCCCCAGATTACGATGATTGGGATTTAAATGGAGATATAACTGTATATTATGAACCGTTAAAAATAGGATTAGAACTTTCTTCGATGGGAATTCGTGTATCAGAGGAATCTTTAGCCAAACAGTTAGAGATTGCGGGAGCGGAAGATAGAAAAACTTTAGATTTCCATAAAAGACTTTTAGCAGGAGAATTGCCATATACAATAGGTGGAGGAATAGGACAATCTAGAATATGTTTATTCTTCTTAGATAAACTTCATATAGGTGAAGTTCAAGCATCTTTATGGCCAGAGGAAGTTTTAGAAGAGTGTAAAGCAAAGGATATTCCATTACTATAA
- a CDS encoding HAD family phosphatase has product MKAAFFDIDGTIYRNSLLTEHFKKLIKYELLDIREYELKVKDAFKEWDERVGDYDKYLEDITTTYVEAIKGLSLQYNDFISDQVLELKGNRVYKFTRDMIKWHKEQGHKVIFISGSPDFLVSRMAKKWGADDYCGSIYHYEDGKLSGDISPMWDSKNKMKAINNFCEKYDIDLSESYAYGDTNGDYSMLTLVGNPRAINPSRELLLKIKSEEHLRNKTEIFVERKDVIYKISSDVEIL; this is encoded by the coding sequence ATGAAAGCAGCATTTTTTGATATTGATGGAACAATTTATAGAAATTCATTATTGACAGAGCATTTTAAAAAGCTTATAAAATACGAACTTTTAGATATTAGAGAGTACGAGCTAAAGGTAAAGGATGCTTTTAAAGAATGGGATGAAAGAGTAGGAGATTACGATAAATATCTAGAAGATATAACGACAACATATGTTGAAGCTATAAAAGGGTTATCACTACAATATAACGATTTTATTTCAGACCAAGTTTTAGAACTTAAAGGAAATAGAGTTTATAAATTTACAAGAGATATGATAAAATGGCACAAAGAGCAAGGTCATAAAGTTATATTTATTTCTGGAAGTCCAGATTTTCTAGTTTCTAGAATGGCTAAAAAATGGGGTGCTGATGATTATTGTGGTTCTATCTATCACTATGAGGATGGAAAATTATCTGGAGATATTTCTCCAATGTGGGACTCAAAAAATAAAATGAAAGCGATAAATAATTTCTGTGAGAAATATGATATAGATTTAAGTGAAAGCTATGCGTATGGAGACACAAATGGAGATTATAGTATGCTGACTTTAGTTGGAAACCCTAGAGCTATCAATCCTTCAAGAGAGTTACTTTTAAAAATAAAATCAGAGGAACATCTGAGAAATAAAACAGAAATCTTTGTTGAAAGAAAAGATGTAATTTATAAAATTTCATCTGATGTAGAAATTTTATAA